A genomic stretch from Hemicordylus capensis ecotype Gifberg chromosome 5, rHemCap1.1.pri, whole genome shotgun sequence includes:
- the CRELD2 gene encoding protein disulfide isomerase CRELD2 isoform X4 has product MVEEHEEHIETWWFKWKKKYPDLFKWLCIETIEVCCPSGMYGPDCLACRGGSERPCHGNGRCDGDGTRGGDGSCNCNKEYKGEFCLDCSDGYYNSHKNDTHSVCTACHNSCKTCTGATNADCTDCKEGWIRNEEACVDVNECVAENSPCKTDQYCLNTDGSFSCKVCDLSCLECTGEGPTKCKSCITGYTMEDEKCTDVDECTLPDKVCVRENEDCINTPGGYKCVCSDGFQDMEGVCVLAVKTETTLADVSSPDAHEDL; this is encoded by the exons GAAGAAGAAATATCCTGATTTGTTTAAGTGGCTCTGCATAGAAACAATTGAAGTTTGCTGCCCTAGTGGAATGTACGGACCAGACTGCCTTG CTTGTCGTGGTGGTTCAGAAAGACCTTGCCATGGAAATGGCCGTTGTGACGGAGATGGCACCCGAGGTGGCGATGGATCATGCAACTGTAACAAAGAATACAAAGGCGAATTTTGTTTAGACTGCTCTGATGGCTACTACAACTCTCACAAAAATGATACACATTCTGTTTGTACAG CTTGTCATAATTCATGTAAAACATGCACTGGTGCAACTAATGCAGACTGCACAGATTGTAAAGAAGGTTGGATCAGAAATGAAGAAGCCTGTGTGG atGTGAATGAATGTGTTGCAGAAAACTCGCCTTGCAAGACTGACCAATATTGCTTAAACACAGATGGATCTTTCTCATGCAAAG TATGTGATCTTAGCTGTTTAGAGTGCACTGGAGAAGGACCTACCAAATGTAAAAGCTGCATAACTGGGTATACAATGGAAGATGAAAAATGCACAG ATGTAGACGAGTGTACTTTGCCTGACAAAGTCTGTGTAAGGGAAAATGAAGACTGCATCAATACCCCCGGTGGTTATAAATGTGTCTGTTCAGATGGTTTTCAAGACATGGAGGGGGTCTGTGTTCTAGCAGTGAAAACAG AGACGACACTAGCAGATGTATCTTCACCTGATGCCCATGAGGATTTATGA